From the Amycolatopsis thermoflava N1165 genome, one window contains:
- a CDS encoding DNA-directed RNA polymerase subunit beta', giving the protein MLDVNFFDELRIGLATADDIRQWSFGEVKKPETINYRTLKPEKDGLFCEKIFGPTRDWECYCGKYKRVRFKGIICERCGVEVTRAKVRRERMGHIELAAPVTHIWYFKGVPSRLGYLLDLAPKDLEKIIYFAAYVITGVNTELRHNDLPTLENEISVERKNIEAKRDADIEARAQKLEADLAQLEAEGAKSDVRRKVKEGGEREMKQLRDRAQRELDRLEEIWTTFTKLEPRQLIADETLYRELYDRYGEYFTGGMGAEAIQKLATEFDVNAEAEKLRDTIRNGKGQKKLRALKRLKVVAAFQATGNDPRGMVLDAVPVIPPDLRPMVQLDGGRFATSDLNDLYRRVINRNNRLKRLIDLGAPEIIVNNEKRMLQEAVDALFDNGRRGRPVTGPGNRPLKSLSDLLKGKQGRFRQNLLGKRVDYSGRSVIIVGPQLKLHQCGLPKDMALELFKPFVMKRLVDLNHAQNIKSAKRMVERARPQVWDVLEEVITGHPVLLNRAPTLHRLGIQAFEPQLVEGKAIQLHPLVCEAFNADFDGDQMAVHLPLSAEAQAEARILMLSANNILSPASGRPLAMPRLDMVTGLFHLTRLDENAVGAGQAFSSPAEAIMAFDRKTLGLHAPIKIRVKDRQPNKAQIAELTEKGWEPGQPWLAETTLGRVLFNDLLPADYPFINEPLPKKRQAAIVNDLAERYSMTQVAQVLDRLKDAGFYWATRSGVTVSMFDVIVPPEKKEILDRYEAKAAQVEKRYQRGQLSHAERNNELVKVWTQATDEVAEIMEDAFPEDNPISMIVKSGAAGNMTQVRSLAGMRGLVSNPKGEYIPRPIKSNFREGLSVAEYFIATHGARKGLADTALRTADSGYLTRRLVDVSQDVIVRETDCGTSRGVTRPIGEKQPDGTVLRGAHVETSVYARTLAQDVTDEQGNVVLNAGDDLSDPAMEKLIAFGVTKVKVRSVLTCESAVGVCAMCYGRSMATGKLVDVGEAVGIVAAQSIGEPGTQLTMRTFHQGGVAGDDITTGLPRVTELFEARVPKGKAPIADVDGRVRIEESERFWKITLIPDDGGEEIVFDKLSKRQRLANTPNGPLQDGDHVNVGQLLLEGTPDPHEVLRVMGPREAQMHLVEEVQKVYRAQGVSIHDKHIEVIVRQMLRRVTIIDSGSTDFLPGELPERTKFESTNRSVVAEGGEPASGRPVLMGITKASLTTDSWLSAASFQETTRVLTDAAINGRSDKLVGLKENVIIGKLIPAGTGINRYRNIQVQPTEEARVAAYAIPSYDDGYYTPDVFGTGTGAAVPLDDYDFGRDFR; this is encoded by the coding sequence GTGCTGGACGTCAACTTCTTCGATGAGCTCCGGATCGGCCTGGCGACCGCCGATGACATCCGTCAGTGGTCCTTCGGCGAGGTCAAGAAGCCGGAGACCATCAACTACCGCACCCTGAAGCCGGAGAAGGACGGGCTCTTCTGCGAGAAGATCTTCGGCCCCACCCGGGACTGGGAGTGCTACTGCGGTAAGTACAAGCGGGTCCGCTTCAAGGGCATCATCTGCGAGCGCTGTGGTGTCGAGGTGACCCGTGCCAAGGTGCGTCGTGAGCGGATGGGCCACATCGAGCTGGCCGCGCCGGTCACGCACATCTGGTACTTCAAGGGTGTTCCCTCGCGCCTGGGCTACCTGCTCGACCTGGCGCCCAAGGACCTCGAGAAGATCATCTACTTCGCGGCCTACGTGATCACCGGTGTGAACACCGAGCTGCGGCACAACGACCTGCCGACGCTGGAGAACGAGATCAGCGTCGAGCGGAAGAACATCGAGGCGAAGCGCGACGCCGACATCGAGGCGCGCGCGCAGAAGCTCGAGGCCGACCTCGCCCAGCTCGAGGCCGAAGGCGCCAAGTCCGACGTGCGCCGGAAGGTCAAGGAGGGCGGCGAGCGGGAGATGAAGCAGCTCCGCGACCGCGCCCAGCGCGAGCTGGACCGGCTCGAGGAGATCTGGACCACCTTCACCAAGCTCGAGCCGCGTCAGCTGATCGCGGACGAGACCCTGTACCGCGAGCTGTACGACCGCTACGGCGAGTACTTCACCGGCGGCATGGGCGCGGAGGCCATTCAGAAGCTGGCCACCGAGTTCGACGTCAACGCCGAGGCCGAGAAGCTGCGCGACACCATCCGCAACGGCAAGGGGCAGAAGAAGCTCCGCGCGCTGAAGCGGCTCAAGGTCGTCGCGGCCTTCCAGGCCACCGGCAACGACCCGCGCGGCATGGTCCTCGACGCGGTCCCGGTGATCCCGCCGGACCTGCGCCCGATGGTGCAGCTCGACGGTGGCCGCTTCGCCACCTCGGACCTCAACGACCTGTACCGCCGGGTCATCAACCGGAACAACCGCCTCAAGCGGCTGATCGACCTCGGCGCGCCCGAGATCATCGTCAACAACGAGAAGCGGATGCTGCAGGAGGCCGTCGACGCGCTGTTCGACAACGGCCGCCGCGGTCGTCCGGTCACCGGTCCCGGCAACCGGCCGCTGAAGTCGCTGTCCGACCTGCTCAAGGGCAAGCAGGGCCGGTTCCGCCAGAACCTGCTCGGCAAGCGCGTCGACTACTCGGGCCGTTCGGTCATCATCGTCGGCCCGCAGCTGAAGCTGCACCAGTGCGGTCTGCCCAAGGACATGGCGCTGGAGCTGTTCAAGCCGTTCGTCATGAAGCGGCTGGTCGACCTGAACCACGCGCAGAACATCAAGTCCGCGAAGCGGATGGTGGAGCGGGCCCGCCCGCAGGTGTGGGACGTGCTGGAAGAGGTCATCACCGGTCACCCGGTGCTCCTCAACCGTGCGCCGACCCTGCACCGGCTGGGCATCCAGGCCTTCGAGCCGCAGCTGGTCGAAGGCAAGGCCATCCAGCTGCACCCGCTGGTCTGCGAGGCGTTCAACGCGGACTTCGACGGTGACCAGATGGCGGTGCACCTGCCGCTGTCGGCCGAGGCGCAGGCCGAGGCCCGGATCCTGATGCTGTCGGCGAACAACATTCTGTCGCCGGCGTCCGGTCGCCCGCTGGCCATGCCGCGTCTGGACATGGTCACCGGCCTGTTCCACCTGACCCGTCTCGACGAGAACGCGGTCGGCGCCGGCCAGGCGTTCAGCTCCCCGGCCGAGGCCATCATGGCCTTCGACCGCAAGACGCTGGGCCTGCACGCGCCGATCAAGATCCGCGTCAAGGACCGTCAGCCGAACAAGGCCCAGATCGCCGAGCTCACCGAGAAGGGCTGGGAGCCCGGTCAGCCGTGGCTGGCCGAGACCACCCTGGGCCGGGTGCTGTTCAACGACCTGCTGCCTGCGGACTACCCGTTCATCAACGAGCCGCTGCCGAAGAAGCGCCAGGCGGCGATCGTGAACGACCTCGCCGAGCGGTACTCGATGACGCAGGTCGCGCAGGTCCTGGACCGGCTGAAGGACGCCGGCTTCTACTGGGCCACCCGCTCGGGTGTCACGGTGTCGATGTTCGACGTCATCGTGCCGCCGGAGAAGAAGGAGATCCTCGACCGGTACGAGGCCAAGGCCGCGCAGGTGGAGAAGCGCTACCAGCGTGGTCAGCTCTCGCACGCCGAGCGCAACAACGAGCTGGTCAAGGTGTGGACCCAGGCGACCGACGAGGTCGCCGAGATCATGGAGGACGCCTTCCCGGAGGACAACCCGATCTCGATGATCGTGAAGTCCGGGGCGGCGGGCAACATGACCCAGGTCCGGTCGCTGGCCGGTATGCGTGGTCTGGTGTCGAACCCGAAGGGTGAGTACATCCCGCGCCCGATCAAGTCGAACTTCCGCGAGGGCCTGTCGGTGGCGGAGTACTTCATCGCCACCCACGGTGCGCGGAAGGGTCTGGCCGACACCGCGCTGCGGACCGCCGACTCGGGTTACCTGACCCGTCGTCTGGTGGACGTGTCGCAGGACGTCATCGTCCGGGAGACCGACTGCGGCACCAGCCGCGGCGTGACCCGGCCGATCGGCGAGAAGCAGCCGGACGGCACCGTGCTGCGCGGCGCGCACGTGGAGACCAGCGTGTACGCCCGGACGCTCGCCCAGGACGTCACCGACGAGCAGGGCAACGTCGTGCTCAACGCGGGCGACGACCTGTCCGACCCGGCCATGGAGAAGCTGATCGCGTTCGGCGTCACCAAGGTCAAGGTCCGCTCGGTGCTGACCTGCGAGTCGGCCGTCGGTGTCTGCGCGATGTGCTACGGCCGCTCGATGGCGACCGGCAAGCTCGTCGACGTGGGTGAGGCCGTCGGTATCGTCGCCGCCCAGTCGATCGGTGAGCCGGGTACGCAGCTGACGATGCGTACCTTCCACCAGGGTGGTGTCGCCGGTGACGACATCACGACCGGTCTGCCCCGTGTCACCGAGCTGTTCGAGGCCCGGGTCCCGAAGGGCAAGGCGCCGATCGCCGACGTCGATGGCCGCGTGCGCATCGAGGAGAGCGAGCGGTTCTGGAAGATCACGCTCATCCCGGACGACGGTGGCGAGGAGATCGTCTTCGACAAGCTGTCGAAGCGTCAGCGCCTGGCCAACACGCCGAACGGGCCGCTGCAGGACGGCGACCACGTGAACGTCGGCCAGCTGCTGCTCGAGGGCACGCCGGACCCGCACGAGGTGCTGCGTGTCATGGGCCCGCGCGAGGCGCAGATGCACCTCGTCGAAGAGGTCCAGAAGGTGTACCGGGCCCAGGGTGTGTCGATCCACGACAAGCACATCGAGGTCATCGTCCGGCAGATGCTGCGCCGGGTGACGATCATCGACTCCGGTTCGACGGACTTCCTGCCGGGCGAGCTGCCCGAGCGGACCAAGTTCGAGAGCACGAACCGGTCGGTCGTGGCCGAGGGCGGCGAGCCGGCCTCGGGCCGCCCGGTGCTGATGGGTATCACGAAGGCCTCGCTGACCACGGACTCGTGGCTGTCGGCGGCGTCGTTCCAGGAGACCACGCGTGTCCTGACCGACGCGGCGATCAACGGCCGCAGCGACAAGCTCGTGGGCCTCAAGGAGAACGTGATCATCGGTAAGCTGATCCCGGCGGGCACCGGCATCAACCGGTACCGGAACATCCAGGTGCAGCCGACGGAGGAGGCCCGGGTGGCGGCGTACGCCATCCCGTCCTACGACGACGGCTACTACACCCCGGACGTCTTCGGCACCGGCACCGGCGCCGCGGTTCCGCTGGACGACTACGACTTCGGTCGCGACTTCCGCTGA